In one Neobacillus sp. WH10 genomic region, the following are encoded:
- a CDS encoding GNAT family N-acetyltransferase, translating to MKVEALKSEKVKEFVEYCRKHRMEVDDSFLYEEDLKGFEPNADNLTYILTNQEGTIIGAASLIMDEYNRRGNRARFRIFHSEIADAFYYKQLLQALLQHKEGLEKVYVFIPLQNKLLMELMEKVDFSVERCAFLLVREDSDAPEWSLPEGYSIRSFRPGEDEQIWSEVRNAGFAKLKGNETPVTKEMVTKLISSNDYIEGGMKILFHQDKPVGVVRGAADEYENAPIMNIGPLAILPEYQRKGLGRLLLRAALQFAKEKSYKKTILSVNGENERAQALYINEGFKQVEGVACYQYYLNPSLNKEC from the coding sequence GTGAAAGTCGAGGCTTTGAAAAGTGAAAAAGTAAAGGAATTTGTTGAATATTGCAGGAAACATAGAATGGAAGTCGACGATTCCTTTCTATATGAAGAAGATTTAAAGGGATTTGAACCGAATGCTGATAATCTCACTTACATTTTGACCAATCAAGAGGGGACTATCATCGGTGCTGCCTCGCTGATCATGGATGAATATAATCGACGAGGAAATCGGGCTCGATTTCGAATCTTTCATTCCGAAATTGCAGACGCCTTCTATTACAAGCAGCTCTTGCAAGCTCTCTTACAGCATAAAGAAGGATTAGAGAAGGTTTACGTTTTTATTCCTTTGCAAAATAAACTTTTAATGGAGCTTATGGAGAAGGTGGATTTTTCAGTGGAAAGATGCGCCTTTTTGCTTGTCAGAGAAGACAGCGATGCTCCTGAATGGAGCTTACCGGAAGGTTACAGCATTCGATCTTTTAGACCAGGAGAAGATGAACAAATTTGGAGCGAAGTTCGAAATGCGGGGTTTGCAAAACTGAAGGGAAATGAGACGCCTGTAACAAAGGAAATGGTTACGAAGTTGATTTCAAGTAACGATTATATTGAAGGCGGCATGAAAATTCTTTTTCATCAGGATAAACCTGTTGGGGTGGTAAGGGGAGCAGCAGATGAATATGAAAATGCCCCGATTATGAATATTGGGCCGCTTGCGATTTTACCAGAATATCAGAGGAAGGGCTTAGGAAGACTTCTCTTAAGGGCTGCCCTTCAGTTTGCAAAAGAAAAATCCTATAAAAAAACCATTCTTTCGGTAAACGGAGAAAACGAGCGTGCACAAGCATTATATATCAATGAAGGTTTTAAGCAAGTGGAGGGGGTAGCCTGCTATCAATATTATTTAAACCCTTCTTTAAATAAAGAATGTTGA
- a CDS encoding quinone oxidoreductase — translation MKALVFNTFGGPEVLEYIDIADPVIGPDEILVRMKAIGLNFADIYRRKGNYHLAGKPPYILGYEGAGIVEKTGANVQGISVGERIAFADVPYSNAELVSVPLEKTIPVPETITFAGAASVLLQGLTAHYLTQDSYVVKKDDTVLVHAAAGGVGQLLVQIIKMLGGKVIGITSSMEKAAAAKEAGADQVFLYKDDWRREVLEVTNGKGVDVVYDSVGSTLQESFTATRIGGTVVFYGMAGGDPAPVDPRMLMDTSKTLTGGDLWNVLTTHEERVNRSAELFRWMEAGKLKVTEPTVYALRDGQEAHRFLESRKSTGKILLIP, via the coding sequence ATGAAAGCACTTGTGTTTAATACATTCGGAGGACCGGAAGTACTGGAATATATTGATATTGCTGACCCAGTGATTGGGCCAGATGAAATATTGGTTAGGATGAAAGCAATTGGCTTGAATTTTGCAGATATATATAGAAGAAAAGGGAACTATCATCTTGCAGGCAAGCCCCCATATATTTTGGGTTATGAAGGGGCAGGAATTGTAGAAAAGACGGGAGCAAATGTCCAAGGAATAAGCGTCGGAGAGCGAATCGCATTTGCCGATGTACCATATTCTAATGCTGAGTTAGTCTCGGTTCCATTGGAAAAAACCATTCCAGTCCCGGAAACCATTACTTTTGCTGGGGCAGCATCTGTATTGCTACAAGGCTTGACTGCGCATTATTTAACACAGGATAGTTATGTAGTGAAAAAGGATGACACTGTGTTAGTACATGCAGCAGCCGGCGGTGTCGGACAGCTTCTCGTCCAAATAATAAAGATGCTTGGTGGAAAAGTAATTGGAATAACATCTTCCATGGAAAAAGCAGCTGCTGCGAAGGAAGCTGGTGCTGATCAGGTTTTCTTGTACAAGGATGATTGGAGGAGAGAAGTGTTAGAGGTAACAAACGGAAAAGGTGTGGATGTGGTATATGACTCAGTTGGGTCAACTCTTCAAGAAAGTTTTACGGCAACTCGCATCGGCGGAACCGTTGTATTTTATGGAATGGCAGGGGGAGATCCGGCTCCGGTAGATCCAAGAATGTTAATGGATACTTCAAAAACGCTGACTGGCGGGGATCTATGGAATGTGCTCACCACTCATGAAGAACGGGTGAACCGTTCGGCAGAGTTATTCCGCTGGATGGAGGCGGGAAAATTAAAGGTAACCGAGCCAACGGTATATGCGCTGCGAGATGGACAGGAAGCACATCGTTTTCTAGAAAGCCGCAAGAGCACGGGGAAAATTCTACTAATTCCTTAA
- a CDS encoding YggT family protein — protein sequence MGFTILQIGQYAFEAYYWLILIAIFGSWFPNFQSTKVGEWVYKLVEPYLSFFRRFIPPFGPIDFSPIIALFAYRYLSIFALEGLRQSLNTIGV from the coding sequence TTGGGCTTTACCATATTACAAATTGGACAGTATGCATTTGAAGCTTATTATTGGCTAATCTTAATTGCCATTTTTGGCTCCTGGTTTCCTAATTTTCAATCAACAAAAGTTGGCGAATGGGTTTACAAGCTAGTCGAACCTTATTTAAGCTTCTTTAGGCGGTTTATTCCCCCTTTTGGGCCAATTGACTTCTCACCAATTATCGCATTATTTGCTTATCGGTATTTAAGTATATTTGCACTGGAAGGCCTCCGCCAATCATTGAATACAATTGGAGTATAG
- a CDS encoding Na+/H+ antiporter, protein MEFFLLILLLLIIIGLSSFINHFLPFIPVPLIQIALGVLLASLPLGIHIPMDPELFFVLFIAPLLFHDGKNVSRQALWKLRKPILLLALGLVFVTVFAVGYLIHWLIPSIPLPAAFALAAILSPTDVVAVGAISSRVKIPKTIMHVLEGEGLMNDASGLVAFKFAVAATVTGVFSLAEASWSFIVIAIGGLAGGAILAFLIIRLKIFIRRLGMEDVTIHMLIQLLTPFVIFYIIEHFHLSGILSVVAAGIVHTIYRDRDRSPAMQLQVVSQSTWTVLIYILNGLVFVLLGLQIPSVTNEIFKNPLFNNWEVSKYIFIITAALLLLRFLWICGAWKWVWLFKKQFQKPSIKAIGIITISGVRGAVTLAGAFTIPYVLADGSPFPERALIIFIAAGVILVTLIVASIFLPILARTEKGKPEEQREEIERSAIIKTIDAAIRSIRELMNDDNREAAVSVIATYNQIRNRLNNVSDEYSKKLKLVETEIRLKALEAEVHYIEKMKNTGQIDRETAYLTEEHIQRMMLAVTNRMHYRRLFIWSLIKRSMYKLFVPKNEERLKYRQEKSKKLIQLKVNMAKAAIQYLKEQMTPENEHIYLVIIGEYNEMIMKFKLAKKGADSNQYIKLQRELRAKAFQAERDEIQNLYEEGEITIDVLRKIRKQINIREAYWMEENSVHVH, encoded by the coding sequence ATGGAATTTTTTCTGCTCATCCTTTTACTTCTCATCATCATCGGGTTGTCTAGCTTCATCAATCACTTTTTGCCATTCATACCGGTGCCGCTGATTCAAATTGCACTGGGAGTTTTACTTGCTTCGCTCCCGTTAGGCATTCATATACCGATGGATCCGGAATTATTCTTTGTTCTGTTTATTGCCCCTTTACTTTTTCATGATGGAAAAAACGTTTCAAGGCAAGCATTATGGAAATTACGAAAACCGATTTTATTGCTTGCACTTGGACTGGTGTTTGTTACTGTATTCGCGGTCGGATACTTGATCCACTGGCTTATTCCGTCAATCCCATTGCCGGCAGCTTTTGCATTGGCAGCCATTCTTTCTCCAACGGATGTCGTAGCCGTTGGAGCCATTTCAAGTAGGGTAAAGATACCGAAAACGATTATGCATGTACTTGAAGGGGAAGGGTTGATGAATGATGCATCGGGTTTAGTTGCGTTTAAATTTGCCGTAGCTGCAACTGTAACCGGTGTTTTTTCATTAGCAGAGGCAAGCTGGAGCTTTATAGTCATAGCCATTGGTGGGTTAGCGGGCGGTGCCATTCTTGCTTTCCTTATTATTCGATTGAAAATTTTTATTAGACGGCTGGGGATGGAGGACGTAACGATTCACATGCTCATCCAACTCCTCACTCCTTTCGTGATCTTTTACATTATTGAGCATTTTCATCTCTCCGGCATTTTATCAGTTGTCGCAGCCGGCATCGTCCATACAATTTACCGGGATCGGGATCGATCACCTGCGATGCAGCTGCAAGTGGTTTCTCAAAGTACTTGGACGGTACTTATTTATATTTTGAACGGCCTGGTATTTGTTCTGTTAGGCTTGCAAATACCAAGTGTAACAAATGAAATTTTTAAAAATCCACTGTTTAATAATTGGGAAGTAAGCAAATATATTTTTATCATTACGGCTGCACTATTACTTCTTCGCTTCTTATGGATTTGTGGAGCGTGGAAATGGGTATGGTTGTTTAAAAAGCAGTTCCAAAAGCCTTCGATAAAAGCGATTGGTATCATTACGATTTCCGGTGTAAGAGGGGCTGTTACTCTAGCTGGTGCCTTTACTATTCCATATGTCCTTGCGGATGGAAGCCCATTTCCTGAACGCGCCTTAATTATCTTTATTGCTGCTGGTGTAATATTGGTCACGCTGATTGTAGCGAGTATCTTCCTGCCAATTCTTGCAAGAACTGAAAAAGGAAAACCGGAAGAGCAGAGAGAGGAAATTGAACGCTCTGCAATTATCAAGACAATTGATGCTGCCATTCGTTCGATCCGTGAATTGATGAATGATGACAACCGTGAGGCTGCAGTGTCGGTCATTGCGACATATAATCAAATCCGAAATCGCCTTAACAATGTAAGTGATGAATACTCCAAGAAGCTGAAATTAGTGGAAACGGAAATTCGGCTGAAGGCCCTTGAAGCGGAAGTCCACTACATTGAAAAAATGAAAAATACTGGACAAATTGACCGAGAAACTGCGTATTTAACTGAAGAACATATCCAACGAATGATGCTCGCCGTTACAAACCGTATGCACTATAGAAGACTGTTCATTTGGTCACTAATTAAAAGAAGTATGTACAAGCTTTTTGTGCCGAAAAATGAGGAACGGCTTAAATATCGTCAAGAAAAATCGAAAAAGCTCATTCAATTAAAAGTCAATATGGCCAAGGCCGCTATTCAGTATTTAAAAGAACAAATGACACCTGAAAATGAACATATCTATTTGGTCATTATTGGAGAATATAATGAAATGATTATGAAATTTAAGCTTGCGAAAAAAGGTGCCGATTCCAACCAATACATCAAATTGCAAAGAGAATTGCGAGCTAAAGCCTTTCAAGCAGAACGAGATGAAATTCAGAATCTGTACGAAGAGGGAGAAATCACAATCGATGTCCTCCGCAAAATTCGTAAACAGATTAATATTAGGGAAGCGTATTGGATGGAAGAAAATAGCGTACATGTACATTAA
- a CDS encoding DinB family protein, producing MMNYTRTTTINAVKDLTVEELDFLYDEEANSIGMLLAHMAAVERAYQIATFENRDFTDDELRRLNPGLQLGSIGREQFRGNTIEFYLQELSEVRNTTIERFKTLPDKWLFEQTPFWWNRPANNYFKWFHVFEDELSHRGQIRIIKKMMNKVKK from the coding sequence ATGATGAACTATACGAGGACGACGACGATCAACGCAGTAAAGGATTTAACTGTGGAGGAGTTGGACTTTCTTTATGATGAGGAAGCTAATTCAATCGGTATGCTATTAGCTCATATGGCTGCTGTCGAGAGGGCATATCAGATTGCAACCTTCGAAAATCGGGATTTTACAGATGATGAACTAAGAAGGTTGAATCCCGGATTACAATTAGGCAGTATTGGACGAGAACAGTTTAGAGGTAATACGATCGAGTTTTACCTTCAGGAATTATCTGAAGTCAGGAACACGACCATCGAGAGATTTAAAACACTTCCGGATAAGTGGTTATTCGAACAAACTCCGTTCTGGTGGAACCGGCCTGCAAACAATTATTTCAAATGGTTTCATGTGTTTGAGGATGAACTAAGCCACAGAGGCCAAATTCGTATTATCAAAAAAATGATGAATAAGGTAAAAAAATGA
- a CDS encoding branched-chain amino acid aminotransferase, with translation MQQEITFIQREELKDKPDTASLGFGKYFSDYMFEMDYHREIGWHDPRIVPYAPITLEPSAMVFHYGQAIFEGLKAYKGTDGTIQLFRPEKNMKRLNDSCDRLCIPQIDEDFLLAAIKQLILTEKDWIPEGEGTSLYIRPFIFSTEPYLGVRPANQYKLLVILSPSGAYYGTQLSPVKIYVEEQYVRAVIGGVGHVKTAGNYAAGMKAQEKAEANGYAQILWLDAKDNKYVEEVGSMNIFFKINGVVVTPRLNGSILPGVTRDSVIELLKYWKIPVREAKISIEEVFAAHERGELEEVFGAGTAAVISPVGELNWEDQTITINDNKIGQLSQRIYNEMTGIQLGKKEDPFNWIVKVAPVEV, from the coding sequence ATGCAACAAGAAATTACTTTTATTCAAAGAGAAGAATTAAAGGACAAGCCCGATACGGCTTCCCTTGGTTTTGGAAAATATTTCAGCGATTACATGTTTGAGATGGATTATCACCGGGAAATCGGCTGGCATGATCCACGGATTGTTCCTTATGCACCAATAACGCTTGAACCGTCTGCAATGGTTTTTCATTATGGACAAGCCATTTTTGAAGGATTAAAGGCCTATAAGGGAACAGATGGCACAATTCAGCTCTTTCGACCAGAAAAAAATATGAAGCGATTGAATGATTCATGTGACAGGCTGTGTATTCCCCAAATTGATGAGGATTTTTTATTAGCTGCGATTAAACAATTAATTTTAACGGAAAAAGATTGGATTCCGGAAGGTGAAGGGACATCCCTTTACATTCGTCCATTTATTTTCTCAACGGAACCCTATCTTGGTGTCCGTCCAGCCAACCAATATAAGCTTCTGGTTATCCTCTCACCGTCAGGAGCCTATTACGGAACCCAATTAAGCCCTGTTAAAATATATGTTGAAGAGCAATATGTTCGGGCTGTTATTGGTGGAGTTGGCCATGTGAAGACCGCCGGAAATTATGCTGCAGGAATGAAGGCACAAGAAAAAGCCGAGGCCAATGGCTACGCTCAAATTCTTTGGCTGGATGCGAAAGATAATAAGTATGTTGAAGAAGTCGGCAGTATGAATATTTTCTTCAAGATTAATGGCGTAGTGGTAACACCAAGGTTGAATGGAAGCATTTTGCCAGGAGTTACACGTGATTCGGTTATTGAACTATTAAAATATTGGAAGATACCTGTTCGCGAAGCGAAAATTTCAATTGAAGAGGTTTTTGCCGCACATGAACGTGGTGAACTGGAAGAAGTCTTTGGTGCAGGAACAGCTGCCGTTATTTCACCCGTTGGCGAATTAAATTGGGAAGATCAGACAATCACAATCAATGATAATAAAATTGGCCAACTTTCACAGCGTATATATAATGAAATGACCGGAATACAGCTTGGAAAAAAGGAAGATCCATTTAACTGGATAGTTAAAGTGGCGCCGGTTGAAGTTTAA
- a CDS encoding iron ABC transporter permease, producing MIKNRDTRFTILLLIPVLLVLVAYVLYPSLRTFFESLQTERGTSLANYQDFFSQESKTNLEALWNSVYISLLSVLVSALIGIPLAFIFNRYDFPGRSFFSSAAIMPIVLPSLVGVMAFMFLYGETGLIPNAIKDLFGLEKVPFKIGGVSGILIVHAYTMYVYFYMTVSSAINKIDPSLEEAAYNLGASRFKVFWKVTFPLLTPAIVAASLLVFMISMASFSAPFLLAGGYRVLSLQIYFSKINGDMEVAATQSVILSIVSIAFLLFMRWYQNRKDYRMATKGIGAHRSEVKNPVMKWVMVLIGIIGVIILLLPHFTILLLSLVPDGTWTWQTYPSVFNFENYRLLLQDPNIFKPLKNSLILAFIATAGNLVFGVVTSYLLVKRKFIGKNFVDILVMIPWALPATVIGMNLIFAFNEPNIFSFGNILVGTFWILPLAYFVRHIPLVVRSTNAVLEQLDDSIEEASRNLGARWFYTFRRVILPIIMPGVLSGTLLAFVESVGEFPTSVLLYTISNRPISIEIMNQLRMFNMGQAAAYGMIQIALIAVVLFISNKFFGVKAEQSLS from the coding sequence ATGATAAAAAATCGTGATACTAGGTTTACTATACTACTGCTGATTCCGGTTCTGTTAGTATTGGTTGCCTATGTTCTGTATCCTTCACTAAGGACTTTTTTCGAAAGTCTACAAACAGAACGCGGCACATCGCTCGCCAATTATCAGGATTTCTTTAGCCAGGAATCCAAAACCAATCTCGAGGCCTTATGGAATTCGGTTTATATTTCACTATTAAGTGTGCTTGTTAGTGCACTCATTGGCATTCCTCTCGCGTTTATTTTCAATCGTTATGATTTTCCCGGCAGAAGTTTTTTTTCCTCAGCCGCTATCATGCCAATCGTTCTCCCATCATTGGTAGGTGTAATGGCATTTATGTTTTTATATGGGGAGACAGGCTTAATCCCCAATGCAATAAAGGATTTATTTGGACTGGAAAAAGTACCATTTAAAATTGGCGGGGTTTCGGGGATCTTAATTGTCCATGCCTATACGATGTATGTATATTTCTATATGACAGTATCGTCGGCGATTAATAAAATTGACCCGAGTCTAGAGGAAGCTGCTTACAATTTGGGTGCTAGTCGATTCAAGGTGTTTTGGAAGGTAACGTTTCCTTTATTGACCCCTGCGATTGTTGCAGCATCCCTGCTTGTTTTTATGATTTCAATGGCATCTTTTAGTGCTCCTTTCTTATTGGCAGGCGGGTACCGTGTACTAAGTCTGCAAATCTATTTTTCAAAAATAAATGGAGATATGGAGGTTGCCGCTACTCAATCAGTCATCCTGTCAATTGTTTCGATTGCCTTCTTATTATTTATGCGATGGTATCAAAACAGGAAGGATTACAGAATGGCAACCAAAGGGATTGGTGCCCATCGCAGTGAGGTGAAAAATCCAGTGATGAAATGGGTTATGGTTTTGATCGGTATCATAGGGGTCATTATCCTGCTGCTGCCGCATTTCACCATCCTGCTCCTTTCGTTAGTACCAGACGGAACATGGACATGGCAAACCTATCCATCCGTTTTTAACTTTGAAAACTATCGATTATTGCTACAGGATCCAAATATCTTTAAGCCTTTAAAGAATAGTTTAATCCTGGCGTTCATCGCAACAGCTGGAAACTTAGTGTTTGGCGTTGTAACGTCTTATCTTCTTGTAAAACGGAAATTTATCGGTAAGAATTTTGTGGATATTTTAGTTATGATTCCATGGGCTCTACCTGCTACCGTTATCGGGATGAATTTGATCTTTGCGTTTAATGAGCCCAATATTTTTTCTTTCGGAAACATTTTGGTTGGTACATTTTGGATCCTGCCGCTCGCCTATTTTGTTCGTCACATACCTTTAGTAGTAAGGTCAACTAATGCTGTTCTTGAACAATTAGACGATTCCATTGAGGAGGCATCTAGAAATCTCGGGGCTCGCTGGTTTTATACCTTTAGGAGGGTCATCCTACCGATTATTATGCCAGGTGTCTTATCGGGAACATTACTGGCATTCGTAGAGTCTGTTGGTGAATTTCCAACATCTGTATTATTGTATACAATATCCAATCGACCGATATCAATTGAAATCATGAATCAGCTCAGAATGTTTAATATGGGCCAGGCTGCAGCATACGGAATGATTCAAATTGCCTTAATTGCTGTTGTTCTATTTATTTCAAATAAGTTTTTCGGAGTAAAAGCCGAACAATCATTGTCATAA
- a CDS encoding Rrf2 family transcriptional regulator, whose translation MSISSRFAVGIHILSLLEINKGGVSSSEYIANSVNTNPVVIRKIMGMLKNAGLVNVRPGIAGAELARDLSEITLLNVYKAVNVVQEKELFGVHDSPNPACLVGRNIQNTIGPLFSEAQLAMEKSLGNVTIEEVVKDLLKKENQNKVDN comes from the coding sequence TTGTCCATCAGTAGCCGTTTCGCTGTCGGAATTCATATACTTTCTCTATTGGAGATTAACAAAGGTGGCGTGAGTTCCTCAGAATATATTGCAAATAGTGTAAATACAAATCCAGTTGTGATAAGAAAGATTATGGGTATGCTTAAAAATGCGGGATTGGTAAACGTCAGGCCTGGGATTGCGGGGGCAGAACTAGCGAGGGACTTATCGGAAATTACACTGCTTAATGTCTATAAGGCTGTTAACGTTGTTCAGGAAAAAGAACTATTTGGCGTACATGACAGTCCGAATCCAGCTTGTCTTGTGGGAAGAAATATTCAAAATACGATTGGCCCCCTCTTTTCTGAGGCACAGCTTGCAATGGAAAAGTCACTGGGGAATGTAACCATTGAGGAAGTAGTAAAGGATTTATTAAAAAAGGAAAATCAAAATAAAGTAGATAATTAA
- the argH gene encoding argininosuccinate lyase, producing MSKLEEFIKTEGTDFPGKTYVEELLMPVFNDQRDFLFHVMFDIHRAHVIMLEEQNIIIADEAREMLKGINKVAKTDISQIMYQPQFEDLFFMMEAKIGEEIGTELAGKIHIGRSRNDMGVAMYRLVLREHLLKLLHNSYRLSDALLEQAEQHTETYITGYTHTQPAQPTTLGHYLLAIYDVLQRDIKRLWSAYETVNQSSLGAAALTTTGFPICRARTCELLGFDKIIENSYDSIGGADYLLETSSALMTCMVNTGRWIQDFLQHVTREFGSFYVADPYVQVSSIMPQKRNPVSIEHSRSIASSAYGDALAAMNMIHNTPFGDIVDTEDDLQPHLYRAFTNANRVMKLMYAVITTLKVNDEHTKKMANKSSVTITELADTLARDYGISFRKAHSIASFISKKTISAQKELYEWNIDEINQMISGFVDVALTEQEWKKIISPEYFVEIRSIQGGPSPKEVVRMIGERKQKLGIQMKDYEDLVEKLNNQRNKLVEYSI from the coding sequence ATGAGTAAGCTAGAGGAATTTATCAAAACTGAAGGTACTGATTTTCCAGGAAAAACCTATGTGGAAGAACTGTTAATGCCTGTATTTAATGATCAGCGGGATTTCTTATTCCATGTTATGTTTGATATTCACCGTGCCCATGTGATCATGCTCGAAGAACAAAACATCATTATAGCGGATGAAGCTAGAGAGATGTTAAAGGGCATTAATAAAGTAGCGAAGACTGACATCAGTCAAATAATGTATCAACCACAGTTTGAAGACTTGTTTTTCATGATGGAGGCAAAAATTGGCGAAGAAATCGGTACAGAATTAGCAGGAAAAATTCATATTGGCCGTAGCCGAAACGATATGGGTGTGGCCATGTACCGTTTAGTATTAAGGGAGCATCTATTAAAGTTATTACACAATTCTTATCGGTTAAGCGATGCTTTATTGGAGCAGGCAGAACAGCATACGGAAACCTATATAACCGGCTATACGCATACCCAGCCAGCCCAGCCTACTACGCTAGGACACTATTTATTGGCCATTTATGATGTATTACAACGGGACATTAAACGGTTATGGTCAGCCTATGAAACAGTCAATCAATCATCACTGGGTGCTGCTGCGTTGACCACAACGGGTTTTCCAATCTGCCGAGCACGCACCTGTGAGCTTTTAGGATTTGATAAAATCATTGAAAACTCCTATGACTCTATAGGGGGAGCCGATTATTTGCTGGAAACGTCATCTGCTTTGATGACCTGTATGGTGAACACAGGAAGATGGATTCAGGATTTCTTGCAGCATGTGACAAGGGAATTTGGTTCCTTCTATGTGGCTGATCCATATGTGCAGGTCAGCAGTATAATGCCGCAGAAGCGAAATCCGGTATCGATTGAACATTCACGCTCGATTGCAAGCAGTGCCTATGGTGACGCACTGGCAGCCATGAACATGATTCATAATACTCCTTTTGGAGATATTGTCGATACCGAGGATGATTTACAGCCCCATTTATATCGAGCATTTACGAATGCCAATCGGGTAATGAAATTAATGTATGCCGTGATTACAACTCTAAAGGTAAACGACGAGCATACTAAAAAAATGGCGAATAAATCAAGCGTGACAATTACTGAACTAGCAGACACACTAGCGAGAGACTATGGCATCTCTTTTAGAAAAGCACATTCCATTGCAAGCTTCATTTCTAAAAAAACTATCAGTGCCCAAAAGGAATTATACGAGTGGAATATTGACGAGATTAACCAAATGATTAGCGGGTTCGTCGATGTCGCACTGACAGAGCAGGAATGGAAAAAAATCATTTCACCGGAATACTTCGTAGAAATTAGAAGCATCCAAGGCGGACCTAGTCCAAAAGAAGTCGTGAGAATGATCGGGGAAAGAAAGCAAAAGCTAGGGATTCAGATGAAGGATTATGAAGATCTTGTTGAAAAATTAAATAATCAACGGAACAAATTAGTTGAGTATTCTATTTGA
- a CDS encoding NAD(P)-dependent oxidoreductase has product MKVAIIGASGKAGSFILKEAVERGHEVTAIVRNAAKLQNQQVSVLEKDVFDLKAEDVKVFDVLVNAFGAAPGQEHLHVDAGRVLIEAIKGATQTRLIIVGGAGSLFADEAKTIRVMDTPDFPKEYYPTALNQGKNLEDLQKATDIHWTFISPAAFFNPEGKRTGAYQKGKDHIMVNAQGQSYVSYADFGIAVLDEIENPQHINERFTLVSEVE; this is encoded by the coding sequence ATGAAAGTAGCAATTATTGGCGCTAGCGGGAAAGCTGGAAGCTTTATTCTTAAGGAAGCTGTTGAAAGAGGTCATGAAGTAACTGCAATTGTTCGTAACGCAGCAAAACTTCAAAATCAACAAGTTTCGGTATTGGAAAAAGACGTGTTTGACTTAAAAGCAGAAGATGTGAAGGTATTCGATGTCCTTGTAAATGCGTTTGGTGCAGCTCCTGGTCAAGAACATCTTCATGTGGATGCAGGGAGAGTATTAATAGAGGCAATCAAAGGTGCAACTCAAACTAGATTAATCATTGTCGGTGGTGCAGGAAGTCTGTTTGCTGATGAAGCAAAAACAATTCGTGTAATGGATACTCCTGATTTTCCGAAAGAGTATTATCCAACAGCATTAAATCAAGGAAAAAATCTAGAGGATCTACAAAAAGCGACTGATATTCACTGGACTTTTATCAGCCCAGCTGCATTCTTTAATCCTGAAGGCAAAAGAACGGGTGCTTATCAAAAAGGTAAAGATCATATTATGGTCAATGCTCAAGGTCAAAGCTATGTAAGCTATGCAGATTTTGGCATCGCTGTGTTAGATGAAATCGAAAACCCACAACACATAAATGAACGATTTACGCTAGTTTCAGAAGTTGAATAG